The region ATGGGCTAGGCTTTCCCAGTAAGGGCATTGTCGGCAAAGAATTTGAATACGGCGCAGTCGCATTCATTGAACTACAAACCGGCTTAAAACTGGCGTTATGGCCGCAAAGCAGCATCCAGCATGATACCGGACTTGAACTGAGCCCAATGTGTCCAACCCAAATGACCTTGGGACATAATGTTTATAGCCCATTAGATGTCGATCAGGTCATGACCCAGGCTGAAAAAGCGGGAGCCAAGATTGTGAAACCTGCACAGGCCACATTTTATGGCGGCTATGCAGGCTATTTTCAGGATCCGGATGGCCATCTGTGGGAAGTGGTCTTTAATCCTGATCTGGAGATGGACTAATCCAGCTGCGGTTCACGCGTATGTCGATCGACCACCACACTAATCATCATATCGCCCTGCACATTCACCACTGTTCTTACCGTATCGAGCAGTCGGTCAATCGGTAATAAAATCGCGATCGCTTCTGCCGGCAAGCCAACCGATTGCAGCACCATGATCATGGTTACCATCCCGGCACTTGGAATACCCGGTGCACCTAAAGATGCAATCATCGCTGTAGCACATACCACCAATTGTTGCCCCAAAGTTAGATCAAGCCCCATCAGGTTGGCAATAAACAGAGCCGCAGCAGCTTCATACAGGGCCGTACCATCCATGTTCAGCTGGGTCCCAAGCGGAATGACAAAGCCTGCCGTATGCGGACGCACCCCCAGATTTTCCTGAGCACACTTCATGGATAAGGGCATGGTGGCAGAACTGGAACTGGTGGCGAAAGCGGTAATCAGTGCTGCGCGTGTGCCTTTGAAAAAGGTAATCGGGTCCATTTTCCCGAAAATCCACAACAATAATGGCAGCACTACGAGACCGTGAAAAATGGTGGTTCCCGTGACGACAGCCGCAAACTCTGCCAGACGGCTCAGCACCGAAATATCTTCAGTGGCGATCAGTTTGGCCAGTAGCGCAAAAATCCCGAATGGTGCCAGTTTCATGACCCAGCCAATCATCAGCATCATGATGTCAAAAAACTGCATACTAAGTTTGCGCACCGTCCGGAATTTATCTCCCCCTGCAACCAGTGCCACACCAACAAAGAGTGCAAAGACTACAACTGCCAGCACATTCCCATCAGCAAAGGCCTTAAACGGGTTGATCAAGGTATTCTGAATAAAGTTGGTAAAGAATGAAGACGGCGTTAAGGTATCCGGAGTTTGATGCTGAGCCATGGCATCCTGGAACATCAATACATCGACACCCTTGCCCACATCAAACAGATGGGCACAGGCCAACCCCAAGATTAAAGCCAGGGTGGTCGTGGTAACACAACATGCCAAGGTAATTTTCCAGGTTCGACTCAGCTGACCACCAGCCTGCAGATTCGATACGCCAACCACAATCGAGCTAAAGATCAGCGGAATCAACAGCATCTTCAGCAGACCAATGAAGATGCTGCTCATGATGCCTAAGCCATACAGGCTGACCTCTTCAAACGTAGTTTGCGGAAAAAGATTTAATAAAAAACCAAACAGGACACCCAATACCGCGGCAACTAGAATCTGCGTATTTAAGCTCATCTTCATGGACATTTTAATATTGAACTTATCCGGCACTATGCCATGCAAGTTTCGGATAATCGAGTAAAATTTTATAAATGCCTGGCAGCAAAATATCTTTTATTATTCATCTAATACATAGGCTGATGTACCAAATTTTGGCACGCGATGTGCTTAATCAGTGCAATAAACTGGTTTAATGGAAAGGAAATAAACGTTCATGAAAAAAATCATCATTACTGTTGCACTCATTTGCAGCATCGGGCAGGTTTTTGCACATTCTTCGGGCAATAAAGAACAGCAAGGTTGTCATAAGCATTCTGCTAATGACGTACCACATTGCCACTAAATACAAATGATATCCATAAAAAAAGCCGGAACTTCAGTCCGGCTTTTTTATTTTTAATCTTACTGGGTTTCGATTTCACGCAGACGGATCAGACCTTCCTGAGTAGTGCTACAGACCAGTTCTCCATTCTGCCACATACGACCGAAGTTCAAACCACGTGAGCTGGCACTCACCGTCGCATCCATATCGTAAAGCATCCATTCATCAGCACGGAATGGCTTATGGAAATACATGGCATGGTCGATGCTGGCACATTGCAGGTTTGGTGAAATATAGCTCAGACCATGTGGACGCAATGCAGTCGTCATCAAGGTAAAGTCTGAATAGAAAGCAGCAATCGCCTGATGCAGCGAAACTTCATCAACTTCTGGTGCAATCTGGCCATGGGTACGGATATAGTGCGCATAATTCGGTGCTTCCGGCTGCGGCTGGAATGGATTCACCGGCATCACAGGACGAATTTCTACATGGCGATCACGCATAAATGAAGCACGGACATTTTCCGGTACAAATTCAACGATCTGATGCTTCAGTTCCGCCTCATTTTTCAGGCTGTCGACTGGCGGATATTCTGGTTCAGAAATCTGATAGTTCAAACCTTCTTCCGGTTGGGCAAAAGACACCATACACATAAAGATAGTACGGCCATGCTGAATCGCACGCACCTGACGACTGGCAAAACTCTTGCCATCACGGATACGATCTACTTCATAGATAATCGGCGCATTGACATCTCCGCCAAACAGGAAATAGGCGTGCAAGGAATGTGCTGGACGATCAGTGGTATATGATGCAGCACGCAAAGCCTGCCCTAACACCTGCCCACCGAATACGCGCTTGCCTACCAGATTACGGCTAATTCCGCGGAAAATATTCTCTTCCAGCTTTTCCAGGCTAAGCAATTCAACCAGTTCTTGTGTTAAGACATTCATAGGCAACCTATACGATGTTCGGGATATCCAAAATTGGAAAAATAACAATGTGCTTCATTTCTGGTAATATTCTGCCACAAATTCTCAATAAACCCCTAGAGATTGACTGACTGACCTGTCATTCCCTTTGTGTACGTTTCGCTAAAAAAATCGTTTTTTCTCGTTAAAATCAAAGAACTTTTGTAGAATTTGTTAGAAAATGACATATTGTTTTCAAATACAATCTATCAAAATAGATCCCCCTCAGAAATCCTGTGGTTCTGGTCAGCAAAATTAGGAGTAGGTATGTCCAAAAGTGGCTTTGGTCAAATGTATCGCAAGCTTTCAAGTAAGATGCTTGAACTTGTGGTTACCCCGCATGTACTTGGGGAAGTACCAACGGAAGTCCCTGCTCCAGCGGCTGACCAGCAAGATCAGAAAAAGATTGTCTGCTATGTTCTGCAAAACCATTCTCGCAGTAACGCGCTGGTAGTAGATGGTGAAACCCGTCGTCTCAAATTACCTGCCGCACTCGATCCAATGGATCTGGGCACAAGCCAAGAAAAAGCATCGGTATTGTTCCTGCAATATCATGATGAAAGTAATCTGCTAAGTTCGCCGCCGCATGCTTTTCCACCACGTCTGCTGCGTCTGATTGAAGTACTGGAACAGAATCCAGAACTGGATGTGGAACTGATTCCGGTGACCGTGCTCTGGGGTCGTGAGCCAGAGAAAGAAGATTCCTGGTTCAAGCTGCTATTTACCGATACCTGGTCAACACCAAGCAAGATGAAACAGCTGGTGAATATTGGTCTGCATGGTCGTCAGTCTTATCTGGAGTTTCATGAAGCACAGTCACTGCGTGCACTCATTGATCATGCCAAAGTGACACATCCAAATCTGTCTCCAGCAACGTATATTGTCAGTACCTTGAATGACTATCTGGATGCCCAGCGCGAAGTCGTTCTGGGACCTGACCTTTCAGATCGCCGTAATGTGATGCAGGGTCTGATTAAATCTCCAGATGTACAGGCTGCTATACGCAATGAAAGTATCCGCAGCAAGATTAGTGTGGATGAAGCTGAACGCCGTGCGATTGGTTATTTAAATGAAATCGTATCAGATTATTCCAATTCAACCGTACGTTTTGCCGATAAAGCTCTGACCCGCCTCTGGACTCAGCTCTACGATGGCATTGATGTACATAACTTCAGTACCGTGCGTGAACTGGCAAAAGACTATGAAATTGTCTATGCGCCATGTCACCGCAGTCATATCGACTACCTGTTATTGTCTTATGTGATTTATCGTCGTGGTCTGATGGTGCCGTACATCGCAGCTGGTGATAACCTGAACATGCCATTTGTCGGCCAGATCCTGCGTGGTGGGGGTGCCTTCTTTATCCGCCGTACGTTCCGCGGTAATGCACTCTATACCACAGTTTTCAAAGAATATCTGTATAGCGTTCTGTCACGTAATACACCACTGGAATACTTTATTGAAGGTGGCCGTTCACGTACCGGTCGTCTGTTACCACCGAAAACCGGCATGCTGGCCATGACCGTACATGGCCACCTACGTGGCAAAGCGAAGCCTATCGTCTTTGTGCCCACCTATATCGGCTATGAACGCCTGATGGAAGGTGCAACTTATGTGGGTGAAATGAATGGTAAGGAAAAAGAAGCCGAATCAATTTTTGGCATTCTAAAAACCTTGCGCAAGATTGAACGTATTTTCGGTAAGGTACATCTGAATTTTGGTGAACCCGTCTTTCTCGATGACATGCTGAAACAGCATGGTGCAGATCAGATCAAAATTGAAAAGAATGATGATCCGATCCCGCCAGCAGTATCTGAAGCAGTGAATAGCTCTGCACAGGCGATTCTGGAAAATATTAACCGTGCAGCCGTAATTAACCCGGTATCCCTGCTGTCACTCATTCTATTAGCAACACCAAAACACACACTGGATGAGGCGATTTGTATCAAACAATTAGATACTTATCGTAATCTGCTGATGTCTTTGCCATATGATGAACGCATGCAAGTAACGCCGTTGTCAGGCAAAGAAATTATTGCCTATGCAATGAAATTGAAACTGATCAAACGCGTCAATCATGTGCTGGGCAATATTATCGCCATCGAAGATAATCAGGCGATCTTACTGACCTACTTCCGCAACAATATTCTGCATGCCTTTGTATTACCGTCACTGGTCGCTGCACTGGTCAATCATAATGGCATTATTCGCCGTGATGATCTGGTGAATATCAGCAGTACGCTCTATCCATTCCTGAAAGCTGAACTGTTCCTGAAATGGCATGAAGATGAAATTAAAGCACCAGTAAACGCTTATATTGATGCCCTGATTTCAGCGAAGCTGATCGCACAGGATGGTAAAAATCTGGTTGCGCCTACACCAAACAGCGAAGCGCATCATCAGCTAGAAGTTTTAGCTGCGCCTGTGATGCAAAGTATCGAGCGTTATTACATGACACTGGCACTAATCACTCAACGTGGTTCAGGCAATATCTCCACCCGTCAGGTTGAAGAATTAAGTCATCTGGTTGGTCAGCGTCTGTCTGTACTGTATGAATTCAATTCACCAGAATTCTTTGATAAGGCCCTATTCCAGAGCTTTATCAAAACGCTGACCCGAAAAGGTTATATCAGTACCAATGAAAACAATGCGATTGTCTTTGATGAGAGCTTCAAGAATATCGCTCAGTACGCTGATCTAGTATTGGATGAAGTGAAGCTACAAATGCTGCATAACCTGACAGCCTTTACTGATGAAGAATTGAAAGAAGCTTTAGATGCATTGGCAGCTGAACAAGCCAAGAAGCGTGCAAAGCGCAAGAAGAAGTAAAATTCTTTAAGCTTCTTCTCCCTCTGGGATGAGGAGTACTGCTTCGCAAGGAGAAAGGTCTTTTTATAATCCATCCCTCTCCCCTCCTTTTTCCAAAGGAGGGGAATTCCTCCCTTAAAAAAGGGAGGTTAGGAGGGATTATTTTTCTGCATCAACTCCAGATAATCCCTAAAAAAATCCTCATGTTCTAATTTAAATCCCATCTTTTCCATACGTGTCGCATAGAGCTTTTTCCCCGTCACCTGCGCACTTTCCACCTTCAATAAAGGCAATCTCATCTGCTGCTGGAACCATTGCAAAACCTCATGCAACAGCTGCGGCTGGTTATTGGTCAAAATATATGAAGATTCAAGATGTTCCACGTGAATCATCTCAGCCATAAAACGTGACAAGTCTTCAATATGAATCCGGTTCGACCAATGCAGATTTGGATAGCTGGCCATAGATCGTGCCATTTTTTCTAGACGTACAACCGAGGTCCCGTAAATTCCACTTGGACGAACGATCGTACAATGCTCTGGATAAGCAGCTAAATATGCCTGCTCCATGTGATGCAGGACTTTGCCTTGCGGATCATTGGGATAAATTGCACTGTCATCATCGACCCGCTCTCCAGCATTTTCTCCATAGACCCGGGTAGAAGATACGACAACCAGACGCTGTATCGGATGGGATTTTAGCGCAGTAACAATTGGAGCAACTGAATCCAGATAAGTCTGCTGATAAGCATCAATAGTGCTCTGATCTGGGCTGAGCAAGACGTAGACCCAGTCAATTGGTGCAAAGCTGCCTAGATCAAGCTGATGCACATCCTGAACATGATGAGTGGCGCAGGAATCTGTTTTCGCACTATGACTGATTGTGCTAATTTGATGACCTTGCTCAAATAATTGTTTAGCTATGCGTGCGGATGTTTTACCATAACCGATAAATAAAATATGCATTCAGCACCGAATCACAAAACCTGGTTGAGGGGACATGGCTGCAGTCCATCAGTTACAAGGTGTCGGCAATGCCGCCGCCGCATTACTTGAAAAATTAAATCTGTTCACAACTGATGATTTGCTCTTTCATCTGCCACGTGACTACGAAGACCGTAGCACGATCATCCCCATGAATCAATTGACTGTGGGACGCAGCTATTTACTGGAAGGCATCGTTAAAGGAGTAGATTTTCCACCGGGTAAACGCAAGTCCATGGCCGTACTGCTGGATGATGATTGCGGCAAAGTTACCCTACGTTTTTATCATATCTATAAAGGCATTACTGACCGCTGTAAAGTCGGGGCAAGATTAAGAGTCTTTGGTGAAGTGCGTGTTGGTGCCCGGGGTCTGGAAATGTATCACCCCGAACTGCAAGTGATTACTGAGCATACCCCACTCCCGCAGACACAGCTTACGGCGATCTATCCGGCAACTGAAGGTCTGACCCAACCCAAGCTACGTGAATATATCAAGCAGGCGCTCGCCCTACACAGTGATGATCTGCCGGAACTGTTACCAGCTAAATTCAGCAATGGGTATGACCTGAAACAGGCGCTAGAATATATTCATCATCCGCCAGTAGATGCCAATATGTTGCAGCTGGCACAGGGTTCCCATCCAGCCCAGCAGCGTCTGATCTTTGAAGAACTGGTCGCACATCAGATCAGTTTACTGACCCGTCGTGCCTTTATTCAGCAGATTGAAGCACCTGCATTTTCACCCAGTAAGCGTTATGCCAAACAGTTGCTCGCGGGTCTACCTTTTGAAATGACAGGGGCGCAAAAACGTGTATCCAGGGAAGTTGCCCATGACATGAAAGGCAATAAACCGATGTTACGACTGGTACAGGGTGATGTAGGTGCAGGTAAAACCCTGGTCGCGGGTGTAGCGGCTTGCCATGCTCTGGAAGAAGGCTGGCAAGTAGCCCTGATGGCACCGACCGAAATTCTGGCAGAACAGCATTATTTAAATTTTAAAAAATGGTTTGAGCCACTGGGACTGACTGTTTCCTGGCTGTCAGGTAAGCAAAAAGGCAAAGCTCGTACTGCGGCAGAGCAAAGCATTAAAGATGGCAGTGCCAATCTGGTGGTCGGCACGCATGCCCTGTTTCAGGAAAATGTCGAGTTTGCCAAACTCGGTTTGGTGATTATTGATGAGCAGCATCGCTTTGGTGTGGATCAGCGTCTGGCGCTGCGCAATAAAGGACTGGATGGCATGTCACCCCATCAGCTGGTGATGACGGCGACACCAATTCCACGTACCCTCGCCATGTCTGCGTATGGCGATCTGGACACTTCAGTTATTGATGAACTGCCACCCGGTCGTACTCCGATCCAAACCGTAACCATTCCACTGGACCGCCGTGAAGAAGTCTTGCAGCGTATTGCCAGCAACTGTGCTGAAGGCAAGCAGGCCTATTGGGTTTGCACTCTGGTCGAACAGTCAGAAACACTGGATGCCCAAGCAGCAGAAGCCACTTTTGCTGAAATTAAAGAACGTTTTCCGGAAATCAATATCGGTCTGGTACATGGCAAGATGAAGCCTGATGAAAAGCAGGCAGTGATGCAACAATTTAAAAATAATGAACTGCAGCTATTGATTGCCACGACCGTGATTGAGGTGGGTGTCGATGTACCGAATGCTTCTCTGATGGTGATTGAAAATGCCGAGCGTCTCGGACTCTCACAACTGCATCAGCTGCGTGGCCGTGTTGGTCGGGGTGCCAAAGCCAGTTTCTGTGTACTCCTGTATAAGCATCCTCTTTCTCAGAATGGTCAGGAACGTTTGCGTATCATGCGGGAAACCAATGACGGCTTTATTATCGCGGAAAAGGATTTGGAATTGCGTGGTCCAGGTGAACTGCTTGGAACCAAACAGACTGGAGATATGGGTTTCCGGGTCGCCAAGCTGGAACGGGATGATCATTTGCTGAATCAGGCGCATTATGTGGCCCAGCAGATGTTAAAGGATTATCCGAAACAGGCCGATGCGTTATTAAAACGCTGGCTGCCTGAGGCACCGCGTTATGCCTATGTCTAGGCTGATTCAGCAAGCTAAGCATTGGTTGGGCAAGTTACAGCCCTGCCAGCTCTGTCATAACGATTATCAAGCAATTCACTCAGTATGTCAGGATTGCTGGAACCAGCTACCTTGGGCACATCAGACCATTCAGCGCCAGGAAATGCAGGTACAGATTGCCTGCCATTATGACTACCCGATGGATCGCTTGATTCAGCTATTTAAGTATGAACAGAAACTTTATCTGGAAAATTTGTTAGCCGGCGCACTTCTCAGCCTGAAACTACCTAAAGTCAGCGCGGTTGTACCAATGCCTATCTCGACAGATAAACTGGTACAACGCGGCTATAACCAGTCCTTATTGCTGGCTAAACAGGTCGCAAAGCATCTTGAAGTTCCAGTATGGCAGCCGGTGAGTCGACTCAAGCAGCATTCACAAAAAGGCTTAAGCCGCCTGGAACGTATTGAAGATATTGAAGCTCAATTTCAGATCAGCACATCATCAAAATTGCGTTATCGTAAAGTGCTGATTATTGATGATGTGG is a window of Acinetobacter sp. ASP199 DNA encoding:
- the plsB gene encoding glycerol-3-phosphate 1-O-acyltransferase PlsB — its product is MSKSGFGQMYRKLSSKMLELVVTPHVLGEVPTEVPAPAADQQDQKKIVCYVLQNHSRSNALVVDGETRRLKLPAALDPMDLGTSQEKASVLFLQYHDESNLLSSPPHAFPPRLLRLIEVLEQNPELDVELIPVTVLWGREPEKEDSWFKLLFTDTWSTPSKMKQLVNIGLHGRQSYLEFHEAQSLRALIDHAKVTHPNLSPATYIVSTLNDYLDAQREVVLGPDLSDRRNVMQGLIKSPDVQAAIRNESIRSKISVDEAERRAIGYLNEIVSDYSNSTVRFADKALTRLWTQLYDGIDVHNFSTVRELAKDYEIVYAPCHRSHIDYLLLSYVIYRRGLMVPYIAAGDNLNMPFVGQILRGGGAFFIRRTFRGNALYTTVFKEYLYSVLSRNTPLEYFIEGGRSRTGRLLPPKTGMLAMTVHGHLRGKAKPIVFVPTYIGYERLMEGATYVGEMNGKEKEAESIFGILKTLRKIERIFGKVHLNFGEPVFLDDMLKQHGADQIKIEKNDDPIPPAVSEAVNSSAQAILENINRAAVINPVSLLSLILLATPKHTLDEAICIKQLDTYRNLLMSLPYDERMQVTPLSGKEIIAYAMKLKLIKRVNHVLGNIIAIEDNQAILLTYFRNNILHAFVLPSLVAALVNHNGIIRRDDLVNISSTLYPFLKAELFLKWHEDEIKAPVNAYIDALISAKLIAQDGKNLVAPTPNSEAHHQLEVLAAPVMQSIERYYMTLALITQRGSGNISTRQVEELSHLVGQRLSVLYEFNSPEFFDKALFQSFIKTLTRKGYISTNENNAIVFDESFKNIAQYADLVLDEVKLQMLHNLTAFTDEELKEALDALAAEQAKKRAKRKKK
- a CDS encoding dicarboxylate/amino acid:cation symporter, which translates into the protein MSLNTQILVAAVLGVLFGFLLNLFPQTTFEEVSLYGLGIMSSIFIGLLKMLLIPLIFSSIVVGVSNLQAGGQLSRTWKITLACCVTTTTLALILGLACAHLFDVGKGVDVLMFQDAMAQHQTPDTLTPSSFFTNFIQNTLINPFKAFADGNVLAVVVFALFVGVALVAGGDKFRTVRKLSMQFFDIMMLMIGWVMKLAPFGIFALLAKLIATEDISVLSRLAEFAAVVTGTTIFHGLVVLPLLLWIFGKMDPITFFKGTRAALITAFATSSSSATMPLSMKCAQENLGVRPHTAGFVIPLGTQLNMDGTALYEAAAALFIANLMGLDLTLGQQLVVCATAMIASLGAPGIPSAGMVTMIMVLQSVGLPAEAIAILLPIDRLLDTVRTVVNVQGDMMISVVVDRHTREPQLD
- a CDS encoding acyl-CoA thioesterase II, producing MNVLTQELVELLSLEKLEENIFRGISRNLVGKRVFGGQVLGQALRAASYTTDRPAHSLHAYFLFGGDVNAPIIYEVDRIRDGKSFASRQVRAIQHGRTIFMCMVSFAQPEEGLNYQISEPEYPPVDSLKNEAELKHQIVEFVPENVRASFMRDRHVEIRPVMPVNPFQPQPEAPNYAHYIRTHGQIAPEVDEVSLHQAIAAFYSDFTLMTTALRPHGLSYISPNLQCASIDHAMYFHKPFRADEWMLYDMDATVSASSRGLNFGRMWQNGELVCSTTQEGLIRLREIETQ
- a CDS encoding NAD-dependent epimerase/dehydratase family protein, with the protein product MHILFIGYGKTSARIAKQLFEQGHQISTISHSAKTDSCATHHVQDVHQLDLGSFAPIDWVYVLLSPDQSTIDAYQQTYLDSVAPIVTALKSHPIQRLVVVSSTRVYGENAGERVDDDSAIYPNDPQGKVLHHMEQAYLAAYPEHCTIVRPSGIYGTSVVRLEKMARSMASYPNLHWSNRIHIEDLSRFMAEMIHVEHLESSYILTNNQPQLLHEVLQWFQQQMRLPLLKVESAQVTGKKLYATRMEKMGFKLEHEDFFRDYLELMQKNNPS
- a CDS encoding VOC family protein; the protein is MQARISVITLGVHDLEAALRFYRDGLGFPSKGIVGKEFEYGAVAFIELQTGLKLALWPQSSIQHDTGLELSPMCPTQMTLGHNVYSPLDVDQVMTQAEKAGAKIVKPAQATFYGGYAGYFQDPDGHLWEVVFNPDLEMD
- a CDS encoding phosphoribosyltransferase family protein; the encoded protein is MPMSRLIQQAKHWLGKLQPCQLCHNDYQAIHSVCQDCWNQLPWAHQTIQRQEMQVQIACHYDYPMDRLIQLFKYEQKLYLENLLAGALLSLKLPKVSAVVPMPISTDKLVQRGYNQSLLLAKQVAKHLEVPVWQPVSRLKQHSQKGLSRLERIEDIEAQFQISTSSKLRYRKVLIIDDVVTTGSSIRALNQKLEEIGCQQIYAACVAGAKL
- the recG gene encoding ATP-dependent DNA helicase RecG, which codes for MAAVHQLQGVGNAAAALLEKLNLFTTDDLLFHLPRDYEDRSTIIPMNQLTVGRSYLLEGIVKGVDFPPGKRKSMAVLLDDDCGKVTLRFYHIYKGITDRCKVGARLRVFGEVRVGARGLEMYHPELQVITEHTPLPQTQLTAIYPATEGLTQPKLREYIKQALALHSDDLPELLPAKFSNGYDLKQALEYIHHPPVDANMLQLAQGSHPAQQRLIFEELVAHQISLLTRRAFIQQIEAPAFSPSKRYAKQLLAGLPFEMTGAQKRVSREVAHDMKGNKPMLRLVQGDVGAGKTLVAGVAACHALEEGWQVALMAPTEILAEQHYLNFKKWFEPLGLTVSWLSGKQKGKARTAAEQSIKDGSANLVVGTHALFQENVEFAKLGLVIIDEQHRFGVDQRLALRNKGLDGMSPHQLVMTATPIPRTLAMSAYGDLDTSVIDELPPGRTPIQTVTIPLDRREEVLQRIASNCAEGKQAYWVCTLVEQSETLDAQAAEATFAEIKERFPEINIGLVHGKMKPDEKQAVMQQFKNNELQLLIATTVIEVGVDVPNASLMVIENAERLGLSQLHQLRGRVGRGAKASFCVLLYKHPLSQNGQERLRIMRETNDGFIIAEKDLELRGPGELLGTKQTGDMGFRVAKLERDDHLLNQAHYVAQQMLKDYPKQADALLKRWLPEAPRYAYV